One genomic segment of Echeneis naucrates chromosome 18, fEcheNa1.1, whole genome shotgun sequence includes these proteins:
- the LOC115059113 gene encoding CAAX prenyl protease 2-like isoform X2 — MAKQKDFSLNLVSDEMTLSNGDFVAPEGLCWLSVVSCLLLACSYVGSLYVWRSDLPRDHPTVIKRRFTSVLIVSGLSPLFVWAWREFTGVRTGPSLLALMGIRFEGLTPAIILPLVLTMVLFLGPIMQLAMDCPWSLMDGIRVVFDPCFWMLCLSDMRWLRNQVVAPLTEELVFRACMLPMLIPCAGPSLAIVTCPLFFGVAHFHHVIELLRFRQGTLSGIFLSAAVFGAYTAFIFIRTGHLMGPVLCHSFCNYMGFPTISTALEHPQRLTILSSYVLGVLLFLLFLFPFTDPSYYGLPTPVCTLTSSPSSLCLS, encoded by the exons ATGGCAAAGCAGAAGGATTTCTCACTAAACCTTGTGTCAGACGAGATGACACTCAGCAATGGCGACTTTGTAGCTCCAGAGGGCTTATGCTGGCTGTCGGTGGTGTCCTGCCTGCTGCTTGCTTGCTCTTATGTCGGCAGCCTGTACGTGTGGAGGAGTGACCTGCCGAG GGATCACCCCACTGTGATAAAGCGACGCTTCACCAGTGTCTTGATCGTGTCGGGCCTGTCTCCACTCTTTGTGTGGGCATGGAGAGAGTTCACCGGTGTTAGG actgGCCCATCATTACTTGCTCTCATGGGGATCCGGTTTGAGGGCCTCACCCCTGCCATCATACTTCCACTGGTGCTCACCATG GTTCTGTTTCTTGGGCCCATCATGCAGCTGGCCATGGACTGTCCATGGAGCTTAATGGATGGAATCAGGGTTGTGTTTG ACCCTTGTTTCTGGATGTTGTGTCTCAGTGACATGCGCTGGTTGAGGAATCAGGTGGTGGCTCCATTAACAGAGGAGCTGGTGTTCAGGGCTTGCATGCTGCCCATGCTGATCCCCTGTGCTGGTCCTTCTCTCGCCATCGTCACCTGCCCTCTCTTCTTTGGAGTGG CTCATTTCCACCATGTGATTGAGCTGCTGCGCTTCAGACAGGGGACGCTGTCGGGgatcttcctctctgcag CTGTGTTTGGGGCCTACACagccttcatcttcatcaggaCAG gtcACCTGATGGGCCCTGTCCTCTGCCATTCCTTCTGTAACTACATGGGTTTCCCCACCATCAGCACAGCTCTGGAGCACCCACAGCGCCTCACCATCCTCTCCTCCTACGTGCTGGGggtcctcctctttctccttttcctcttccccttcaCTGACCCCTCCTATTATGGTCTCCCTACACCAGTTTGCaccctcacctcctctcccagctctctctgcctttcctGA
- the LOC115059113 gene encoding CAAX prenyl protease 2-like isoform X1 yields MAKQKDFSLNLVSDEMTLSNGDFVAPEGLCWLSVVSCLLLACSYVGSLYVWRSDLPRDHPTVIKRRFTSVLIVSGLSPLFVWAWREFTGVRTGPSLLALMGIRFEGLTPAIILPLVLTMVLFLGPIMQLAMDCPWSLMDGIRVVFDPCFWMLCLSDMRWLRNQVVAPLTEELVFRACMLPMLIPCAGPSLAIVTCPLFFGVAHFHHVIELLRFRQGTLSGIFLSAVFQFSYTAVFGAYTAFIFIRTGHLMGPVLCHSFCNYMGFPTISTALEHPQRLTILSSYVLGVLLFLLFLFPFTDPSYYGLPTPVCTLTSSPSSLCLS; encoded by the exons ATGGCAAAGCAGAAGGATTTCTCACTAAACCTTGTGTCAGACGAGATGACACTCAGCAATGGCGACTTTGTAGCTCCAGAGGGCTTATGCTGGCTGTCGGTGGTGTCCTGCCTGCTGCTTGCTTGCTCTTATGTCGGCAGCCTGTACGTGTGGAGGAGTGACCTGCCGAG GGATCACCCCACTGTGATAAAGCGACGCTTCACCAGTGTCTTGATCGTGTCGGGCCTGTCTCCACTCTTTGTGTGGGCATGGAGAGAGTTCACCGGTGTTAGG actgGCCCATCATTACTTGCTCTCATGGGGATCCGGTTTGAGGGCCTCACCCCTGCCATCATACTTCCACTGGTGCTCACCATG GTTCTGTTTCTTGGGCCCATCATGCAGCTGGCCATGGACTGTCCATGGAGCTTAATGGATGGAATCAGGGTTGTGTTTG ACCCTTGTTTCTGGATGTTGTGTCTCAGTGACATGCGCTGGTTGAGGAATCAGGTGGTGGCTCCATTAACAGAGGAGCTGGTGTTCAGGGCTTGCATGCTGCCCATGCTGATCCCCTGTGCTGGTCCTTCTCTCGCCATCGTCACCTGCCCTCTCTTCTTTGGAGTGG CTCATTTCCACCATGTGATTGAGCTGCTGCGCTTCAGACAGGGGACGCTGTCGGGgatcttcctctctgcag TGTTCCAGTTCTCGTACACAGCTGTGTTTGGGGCCTACACagccttcatcttcatcaggaCAG gtcACCTGATGGGCCCTGTCCTCTGCCATTCCTTCTGTAACTACATGGGTTTCCCCACCATCAGCACAGCTCTGGAGCACCCACAGCGCCTCACCATCCTCTCCTCCTACGTGCTGGGggtcctcctctttctccttttcctcttccccttcaCTGACCCCTCCTATTATGGTCTCCCTACACCAGTTTGCaccctcacctcctctcccagctctctctgcctttcctGA